The Bradyrhizobium guangxiense genomic sequence CCTCTCCGCAGCTTCGAGCTTGGCGCGCGGATCGTCCTCGCCGAGCAGCGCGCTCTGGGCGTCGCCGCGATTGGTGCGTAGCGCGAGCACGCCGTGGAAGATCGCCTTGTCGGCGGCAGCGAGCCGCTCGGTCTCCAGACTGTCGCTGTAGCGGCTGAAGGCGCCGATCATCTGGATCGCCGTGCTGGTCAGCGCGCCGACGGCCAAAAGCGCCATCAGGACAAGAAGCAGCTTGCTTACCGATTTCTTAAAAATTGACATGGGCCGGGGACCTACTCTCCACGAGCGGTCACCTTGCACCGATACATGCCAAAGTTCGGTTAAACTTATAACAAATGTTAATCGAAGGCCTCTAGGAGGGAGCCACCGGCTTCACGCAACCTTGGTGAAATCGGGCGGACGGCGCTCGGCAAAGGCCGTGAAGGCTTCGCGCGCCTCGGCGGTGCGCAGGCGCTGGGCGAACTGCTCGCCTTCGGCCTGCATCTGCGCGACCAACGCCTCGCCGTTGCGCATCAAGCGCTTGGTGGCCGTGAGGGCACCGGCCGGCTGGCGGGCAAGACGCTGCGCCAGCGCAAGCGCCTCGGCATCGAGTCGGTCGAGCGGCACCACACGGTTGGCGAGGCCCCATTGCAGCGCGGCCTGCGCCGGCACGGTCTCACCCAGCGCGAACATCTCGTAGGCGCGGACGTAGCCGATGCGCGCCGGCATCAACAGGCTGGACGCCGCCTCCGGCACCAACGCGAGGCTGACGAAGGGCGTCGACAATTGCGCGTTGTCGGCGAGCACGACAAGGTCGCAATGCAGCAGCATCGTGGTGCCGACGCCGACGGCGCGGCCCTGCACCGCGGCAACCAGCGGCCTCGTGCAGCGTGCCAGCGACTGGATGAAGCGGATGACGTTGCGGCTGCCTTCGGACTTGCCGGCTGCGACCGCCGCGAATTCGCCAACGTCATTGCCGGCGGTGAACATGTCGCCCTCGCCGCGGATCAGGATCACGCGGGCGGACGGATCATGCTCGGCAGCTTCGATGCTATCAGCGAGCTTGCCGTACATCGCATCCGTCAGCGCGTTCTTCTTGTCGGGACGCGCCAGCGTAAGGGTGAGAATTCCATCGGTTTTCTCGATCCGGACATGCTCGGTCATGGCTCTGCTCCTTCTATTCGTCTGAATGTCTTGTTTCTGAAGATCTCGGAAACTTGTCCTGAATGCTGGTCAGCCAGCGCGCGACGATGTCGATCTCCGCAGCCGTGAATCCGTCCGTCAGCGCAGCGTTGACTTCCACGGCGGCAGCTTTCGCCTGCGCCAGTGCGGTGCGCCCTTTCGGCGTCAGCCAAACGCGCCAGGCGCGTCCGTCCTCGCGGTCGGCCCGCCGCTCGATCAACTTCGCAGCCTCGGTCCGGTCGACGAGGCCGGAAATGCCGGCCGGCCCCATATCGAGCGCCGCGCCGGCCTCGCCCATCAGGACGCCGTCCTGCTTGCCAAGGATGAACAACAGCCCCGCCTGCGCCGGCGTCACCTCGTTGTCCGGCCGCGCCGCCATCCAGCGCTGCAGCCGGCGCTGGGCGACGTTGAGCAGATAGATCAGCCGAGGATGCCGCGCGTCGACGTTATTATTTCGCATGCGAAATAGATAGTCGGACGCACGCTCATTGTCAAACTGGCCTTGTCGCTTACGGCGCGCAGGTGAAGCTGGCCGCCTCCGTCACCGGTCCGGACTTGTAATGCGGCCAGGCCGGCCAACGGCACAGCGGCAGCGCGCGCAGCGTCGCGAAGGACGGCGCCTCGACCTTCTGCTCGGCCACTTCGAGATCGCCGGGCGCCTTGCCCTTCTCGACCCAGTCGACCAGCACGCTGAGCATGTCGACATTGGCCGGTGCGCCGGATCCGACATGGTCGACGCCGGGCGCGGTGTAGAGCCGCGCGAACTCGGCGGTCTCGGCCTTGCCCATCTTGCGCTCGACGCTCTCGAAATAGCGGATGCCGGCATAGGGGCTTTGCGCGTAGTCGGCCATGTGCTCGAGCATGATCAGACGGCCGCCGCGGGCGCGGAAACGGCTGAGATCGGGATCGGTCGAATCCATCAGCTTCGACACTTCAAGCAGCCGCGCCTTGTGCTCCTCCACCTTGTAGGTGGTAACGTCGAGCTTGGGATCGCGCGCGAACACGTATTGGATGCCGCCGGCGCCGTAGATCCAGGCGATGCCGTTGTTGGGCGCAGGCGGCTGCGCCGGCGCCGCGGTGCCGAGCCACCACGCCACCCAGCCACCGGTCGGCCCGATCGCCGGCGTATCCTCGCCCGACACGCCCCAGCCCGGATAGTCATCGAGACCATTGGCGAGCGCGAACGGGAATTTGTAGGTCCCGTGCAGGGTCTCGATCGCCTTGATCTGGGCATCGGTGAGACACTGATCGCCGGTCTTGCCGGCCTCACAGCGCAGCGTCTCAACCTTGAAGGCCGCCTTGCAGCCGACAGGATCCTGCACCAGCGCATCGTCGGAGCCGTCGGCCTTGTCGCACGCGGCCCGCACAGCCTCGCCGACGAGCTTGACCTGCGCCGGATTGATCCAGCCTGCGCCCATGGTGACGAGACCCGAACGCGTGCCGGCGTGCTGCAGGCCGACCCAGTTGATGACGGGCACGCGGGCAAAGATGCCATCGAAATCATCGGGATAACGCTGCGCCATGGTGAGGCCTTCGCGGCCGCCCTCGGACGAGCCCATGAAATACATCTTCTCGGGCTTCTTGCCGTAGGCGCGCTCCATCAGCGCAACCGCGGCATCGCGCACGCGCTTGTAGGAGCGATGGGCAAAATTGTCGAAGGCTTCGTCGTTCAACGCAAACACCTGCGGCGGCTCGCCCTGCTTCGTCTCATGGCCGGAATCGGTGCCGTAGGTGACGAAGCCGCGCGCCAGCGGCGACGGCTTGTCGAAGGGATAGGCCGGCGGCAGCGCAAGGCCTGTGATCAGCACGCCGTTGAATCCGCCGCCGCCATATTGCAGCGAGCGACCGTTCCATTCGACGGGAAGGTTGACCTGAAATTTGATCGGCGGCGCCTTGGGATCGACGGGGTCGATATGGCCGAGCACCTTGCAGAAGGCAGGGTTGGCCGGCGCGATGCGGCCGGACGGTGTCGGCCCGCGTTCGGCCACGGCAAGCTGCGAGGGCGCCTGCAACGCTGCGGAATCGATCTTCACGGCATCAGTGCCGCCGACGAGACCCTTGCAGACCGTTTCCGCGTCCTCCGCCAAGGTCAGCGCCAAAGCGGAGTTCGCGCTCAGGGCCGCCGCTGTGCCCGCGAGCCATGCGCACAGCTTCGCTCTTGTCAGCGTCATCGTTTCCACCCGGTTTTGTTTGTTCGATCCGTCAGGAGATCGCATTGAATGCGACCTCCTGGCGACCGTCAATAAGGACCGCTAGTGCTCGAACACCAGCCGCGCGCCGACCGTGCCGTCAAGGCCGCGGATCTGCTGCAGCAGCGTCGCCGAATCCTGTCCGCCAAGATCGGCATCGAGCACGACGTAACCGAGATCGCCCGATGTCTCCAGGTATTGCGCAGCGATGTTGATGTCGCGTTGGAGGAAGACCTCGTTGAGCCGCCGCAGCATGCCGGGCACGTTGCGATGGACATGGCTGAAGCGTGCGCCGGAGGGACGCAAGTGCAACTGCACTTCCGGGAAGTTCACCGCGCCCATGGTCGAGCCCGTGATAAAATAGTCGACCAGCTTGCGCGCGCCCTCGCCGCCGATGCGCTCCTGCGCCTCCTCGGTCGAGCCGCCGATATGCGGAGTGAGGATGACGTTCTCGAGGCCCTGCACCGGGCTGTTGAAACGCTCCGCGTTCGAGGACGGCTCGACCGGAAACACGTCAATGGCGGCGCCGGCGAGATGGCCGTCGCGTAAGGCGCGCGCGAGCGCGTCGAGATCGACCACGGTGCCGCGGCTGTTGTTGATCAGGAACGAGCCTGATTTCATCGCCCGCAGCTCCTTTTCGCCGATCATGCCTGCGGTCTCCGGCGTCTCCGGCACGTGCAGGC encodes the following:
- a CDS encoding enoyl-CoA hydratase, giving the protein MTEHVRIEKTDGILTLTLARPDKKNALTDAMYGKLADSIEAAEHDPSARVILIRGEGDMFTAGNDVGEFAAVAAGKSEGSRNVIRFIQSLARCTRPLVAAVQGRAVGVGTTMLLHCDLVVLADNAQLSTPFVSLALVPEAASSLLMPARIGYVRAYEMFALGETVPAQAALQWGLANRVVPLDRLDAEALALAQRLARQPAGALTATKRLMRNGEALVAQMQAEGEQFAQRLRTAEAREAFTAFAERRPPDFTKVA
- a CDS encoding MarR family winged helix-turn-helix transcriptional regulator; protein product: MRNNNVDARHPRLIYLLNVAQRRLQRWMAARPDNEVTPAQAGLLFILGKQDGVLMGEAGAALDMGPAGISGLVDRTEAAKLIERRADREDGRAWRVWLTPKGRTALAQAKAAAVEVNAALTDGFTAAEIDIVARWLTSIQDKFPRSSETRHSDE
- a CDS encoding tannase/feruloyl esterase family alpha/beta hydrolase; the protein is MTLTRAKLCAWLAGTAAALSANSALALTLAEDAETVCKGLVGGTDAVKIDSAALQAPSQLAVAERGPTPSGRIAPANPAFCKVLGHIDPVDPKAPPIKFQVNLPVEWNGRSLQYGGGGFNGVLITGLALPPAYPFDKPSPLARGFVTYGTDSGHETKQGEPPQVFALNDEAFDNFAHRSYKRVRDAAVALMERAYGKKPEKMYFMGSSEGGREGLTMAQRYPDDFDGIFARVPVINWVGLQHAGTRSGLVTMGAGWINPAQVKLVGEAVRAACDKADGSDDALVQDPVGCKAAFKVETLRCEAGKTGDQCLTDAQIKAIETLHGTYKFPFALANGLDDYPGWGVSGEDTPAIGPTGGWVAWWLGTAAPAQPPAPNNGIAWIYGAGGIQYVFARDPKLDVTTYKVEEHKARLLEVSKLMDSTDPDLSRFRARGGRLIMLEHMADYAQSPYAGIRYFESVERKMGKAETAEFARLYTAPGVDHVGSGAPANVDMLSVLVDWVEKGKAPGDLEVAEQKVEAPSFATLRALPLCRWPAWPHYKSGPVTEAASFTCAP